Within Trachemys scripta elegans isolate TJP31775 chromosome 12, CAS_Tse_1.0, whole genome shotgun sequence, the genomic segment GATAGCCTGCTGGACTCACTACTACTGCTGTAAAACTGATTTTGGTTTGTCTACCCTGACACGAATAAGCCTTTTGTAAAACAAGATAAaacttttttaaactaaaaattatGCTAAATGTCCATCTCACATGAAGGACGGAACAGAGACGTCCCAATCTGTACATCATAATAGGGTTTGACTGGCTACCACTTTTTGCCACAGCTTAGTATGCAATTAAAATAGCTTATTGATGCCAACAAAAAGGTaagaataaatatttctttaagcATATTGCTATAGTACCCTTGGCAAACACTGTATTACATACAATCCCCAATAAACAGAATGATTCAAGATATAGTGGGTCCAGTCAGTGCACTTGTTACATGAGGCCAGAAATCCGCAGGGCGTCTGAAAGGTACACATCAAACAGAGCTTTTTTATTGCAAATACAAAATTTGCAACTTATaacatctgaagaaaaaaatcttttaaatcattaacatttttgtACAAGCCAATTAACAGAGAATTGGGAGGAGTCATCttattattacattttaacaAAACATACCATCTTGCTATTTTTACAATTAGTGTTAAGAATAAAGGGACAAatcgattttttaaaaatcaactgaagcaataaaacttattttttagGAATTCATTTTCAAAGATTGAGAGTAGCAGTCAATTTAAAGCTATGACCCAACATTAGACTCTGGGTCTCAAAAAACAAAGTCTCTCTTCTCGCTGCTGAATATACAGATGGCCAATTAAGATTTATGGGATGTGAAAGTATTTAACAGTCTGAGAATGTGAGGCTTCACAACCCAGCTCCATTCTGCTTTAATAAGTGCATTTTGATTGCCAATTAAAAGTCTGTTGCAATAGTTAGCACCATACACTGCCCCAGGCACATTTGTAAAGTTTACAACTAGTGTTCAAAAAGTCAGACTTAAAACCTAGCACAAGATTTGGACCATATGAAatattttatcttaaaaaaagatgggggtggggaagagaacgATGAATTTCAGATCAGTGAAAGGTGTTGGTTTGACAGCCCTAAAGACTGAAGACCTCTGTCAATCCTGGATACTCTGTTTATCAACAGAACAGGTAGAGAGAacacaggcagcagtgcagactTTCCTTACAGCACCTCGCCAATGGGCCTCAAGCTTGCCCCAGCAGGACCCACAGGAAGGGAGAAGATAATTCAGTCTCCAGGTGGGATCcaacccttggcctctctgctcagATTTCAGTTAGGTGGCCAATTATACCCAATCACGGTAGGCAGTTCTGTGATATCAACATTTGCTCACCAGGAACCGTATCATAGCCACAAGCCAGGCATCAGACTGTAAAGACTATTGGCTTTTCTTCCCATCCCCTTAAATATGCtctttactatttaaaaaaaaaaaaaaaaaagtagcattgGACAAACTAATATtcctgtatttaaaacaaaatctgaaacacAGAAACTTTTATCTGCTACAATTAAGCTTCTTTGAACTCAAGCTAGTGTTTTGGGGAGGAAGTCCCGGAGAAAAGGATTTCAAGTACCAGAACCTGTATGTTCCATACCAGGCTGATAGACCCACTAGGGTGCCAAACAATTTTTGGGAGAAGTCATGGAAATATAGAGCAGTGCAAAAAAACATCCAGACCCAGATCAGGGTGAGAAAGCTCAAGGCAACGAACAGGGCATTGACCACTGCATGTAATCGTGGGCTCCGATCAGTGTTCAGGACACGCAACACAGCCATCTCCTCCACAATCATCAGGGCACAGTAGGTTAGGAGGAAGGAGTGCCCTGAGATGTCGAAGCCGTGCCAGAAGCCACCACCCTGGCGGCACTGCCACTTGCTGAGGTGCTCCTGGAACAGCACATCAAGTGCTGGCGATTTGTAGCAGCTCCCAATGAAATCCTCTATGTGCAAGAAGAGACTAGTGCAGACATACCAGGCCACGGTGCCCACCAGCAGGGTGCTGATACGCCGCAGCGTCCCCAGGACGTTTCGGCTGAGACGGTAGTTGGTGATGGCAATGAAGGGTAGCAGCAGCCAGAATGTCCAGGCCCAGGCCAATTTGACAAAATAGCTGCCAGGGAGAAGTCAAAGGAAACGTATATTAACCTTCAAGTCAGCACGGAAGGGGTAGGGATTAGGGGTGTACATGGAAGAGGTTTCTAAATTACATCATTCACAGCTATTTACTTTGGTTATTTACACAGCACCCAACACCACAGCATCTAATCGAGAACCCTAGAGAACGGGGGTTCTTAAGCTTTCAAGTGACAGCCAAATAGACTGTGGACACATCCCTCCCTCTTCATGACTGTCTGGACCAGCTCCCCTGCCCTCCAATCCACAATGGATTTACATCCCCATGGCAACTACAACTGCTAACGTGAAAAAGTAATATCAATaacctgggggttggggggggggggtgttgcacCACCCGCTGCCCCCATAGGCTCCCCTCATTTGCATACACCAGGGGCTCTTTGCATCCTTCCATTCTCCCGTACAAGTTCCCTGTGGGCCACCCTCCCAACTCCAGGGATTCTCTGCAACCTCCCCCCCATGCTCACGTTGGGGATTCTGTATGCCTCCCactcctcacctccccccccccccagggtttgTGTGATCCTCCATTCCCCCCAAACCGAGAGCTCTGTTTACTGTCCCTTCCCCTCATCCCAGGGACTGCCCATTATCATTATTTCACTTCTTTCTGTCTGGAGAAAAATCATGCGGGGTGTCAACACATTAAACTACTGATGAACAGGGATGAGACAAGgggtattgttatgctggaaggtatTAATTGTTGCCATCAACCAGTTCTTTGATCTACTGACAATTGCAGAGATACTTGAAAATATGGCAGGGGCTTCAAGTGTCCTCCATTTTTCCAACATTCAGAAGTTATTGCATTATATAACTAAACAGACAAATGCCATCAAACTGAATGTAAGACCTTGCAAGCTTAGCCAAATATTTAATGTGTTTTAGGAGCTAGAAGAAAGAAGGAGAGTCAGCACCATCTGATCTAATCGCTCTCAGCTCCTGTCCCCAAGTCTCCCTGCCAATTTCTGGGGCTTTACAACtatgtttttctatttaaaaaatatgtctCCCTGTTTCTGAGTGGAAGATCCAAACAGACAAAACTGATTTACTATACAGGAGAAAGACTAACAGAGCGACAATGACGGCACACAAAAGGCTGCCAGATGCACAATGTAAAAGGGAAAAACGCAGAactattttctctctcatctctGTCTTTTGCAGGAACCTCAGGGATCTCGGGAACACTCGCAGGTATAGCACAAGCAGGCTGATGCATGACTGTTAGGTTCACAGGTCCCTTTAATGCTGTTGCTCACAGACGGCCGGTGCTGGCTGGCTCCCTGCATAAGGCTCCCCTGCCCCTCTGTGTCCTACAAGCAACCAGGCCCAATAGGATGACAGTGTTATGCGTGTCCGGACTCTCTAGTATCCTTCTGCAGCCCTGCATGAAAGGAGGCACGTTTGCACTGCTGGTGGGCCAGCTTGTGCTCCATCACAACAGTGCCTGCTGGGGCCACTTGGATCAGGGCTCAACCAGCTCCTGCTGTCCCCCCGAGCCACACACCACCCAGCAGGGTCACTCATACCCCCAGCACTGTCCTCCAGGCCACCCTCCCCCACCTGTGCACACCCCAGCAGGCGCAGACCCCGCCCCCTTTCCGGAGCCCCGCCCCTCACATGTTGAGCAGGTTGCGCTTGCTGCTCATGTAGGAGTCGGGCAGCGGCCCCAGCGCCTTCAGGAGGGAGCCGCCCAGCATGAGGCCCAGCAGGCCCCAGGGCAGCCATAGCCGCATCGAGCTCCGCACCAGGGCGGTGCGCAGAGGCCGGGCGCAGCGATCCAGCGGCTCCATCGCGAGTACGCTCACTCCCAGCGCAGCGACAGCCGGACGGGATGATCACACTGCCGCGGCGGCGCCCGCCTGCCTCTCCCGGCCGCCGTACTGCGTCACCGCGCGTGCGTACGTGCGTCACGACGCACCGCTCCCACTGGAGTCCAGGGTACAAGGGCGCCGGCGCCATCTAGCGGCCGCCGAGGGAGCTCAAGTCGCTTCTTACCGAGCCGCTTGTTTGCGAAAGGCGGAGTCGAGTATTTATCTCGGGAGACTGGGCAGCTTTGCCAGGCAGGGCCGGTCGGGTCTGGTCAGGCACCGCCGCGGCCGGGCTGTGCCCGCCCCGTGCAGGACCGGGGGGAGGAGCCGCGCCGGGGCGAATCTCTGGGGTTTCCCCCCTCCGTGACCGGCTCCCATCGGTAGGCTTCAGAGTGAACAGGCCGGGCTCTGGGGGGCGGCTGGCGGGGCCCCGTGTCCCGTCCCTCAGCCCCAGGGAGGCGTCGTTATCTTCATCACAAGGCAGATTGGGCTGCAGGAGGCGGCTACCAGAGCCAAGCAGTGGCTGGGCCCCACCAGCACGGCACGGCCACCGTGCGGCTCTAGCCAGGgcactcccacccacccacccacccgccAGGGAGCCCGGCCTCCGGGCACCTTCCAGAGGCTCCAGCACAAACACAGCCCCCTCTCCAGCTGGGGGCGAGTAAGTCACTGCAGTGCCGGGGGGCaaaggctctgggcagcaccacGGGCAGAGCAGAGCGGTAGCATTTACCTCAGGAATGGGGCTGTTTAAagccagcctgagccctgctccccCTTCGCTGGCACCAGCCGGGGCCCCTTTGCTGATACAATTCAATAAACTCGGAGTTTTTTCACAGCTTTCCACTAAGTGGCACCACATGCCTGGGGAAAGGAAGGAACCGGGCTACTCCTGACAGCCTCAGGATAGCACCAGATCCTGGATGGGGGGGTTGCATCAGTTTACCTGCGTCACTTCCATTTATCGCTCTGGCTCTGACAAGCTCCGTGTGGCCTCAAGTGACTAGACACCTCAGCCAAATCCCCAAAAGGATTTAGCCACcattgccctgctctgctctggtgcCATCTAACTCCCCAGGCCAGAGCCTAAACTCACTTGCCACctatttttgctgtaaaagttctTTACCCACCTAAGTTTCTGCTTTTTGGTATTCCCGCTGCTGCCTCACTCAGGATGctgtagtccaggggtcggcaacctgtggcactctgctgccagcctggtgtcccagccgctggccctgCGCAGCCTGTTGCCGTCCTGGATGGATGGAACCCCGGCCGGCAgacgggaccccggctggcaggggccggcggaaggaaccccagaccagcagcaggctgagcggctcaggCCACTGCAGGCCTGGGTCCCAGCCGCCGATCTGCTCAGCCCGCTACCAGTCTGGGGTACCATCCgccggcccctgtaaatgtaaaatgtattactggcacgcaaaaccttaaattaccacgaattaatgaagacttggcacaccacttccgaaaggttgctgacccctgctctagtccctCTGCACTCCCACCTGGGTTGACTAACCACCATGCTATGGAATCATTCTCACTTTCTCTCAGTGGCCCAATGGCTAATTATTTTATCCAAAAACagcatcaacaggagagattcATGGACACCCACTCAGAacatcccatagcccagtgggtagggcactctcAGGAGAGGTGGGAgtctgttcaaatcctttctcccgaTCAGGCTGAggggggaattgaatctgggtctccagCATCCCAGGTGTGTGCTAAcctctgggctaaaagttacaggGGTGGTAGTACCACCTTCTCTTCTAgccattttgtttcaaattaggCAGGTGCCTGACCTTCCTAAGAAGCAGCTTAAGCACCTAAAGTGCTCCACTCCAGGAGAGGAGTTCCTGGCTGTAGATCACAAACAGAAAAGGGCACCTGCCTTCAGCCTgtagttaggtgcctatctctgtgagaggggtggggcttaggataCACCCTCAGGTTGGCATCTCTCCATCTAGCATGcaggcttttgtggatcccatttttAGGTTCCTCTCTCTCCTGCATTGTGTAGGGAGCATAGGTGCCTATTGTTATTGTAGGACGGAGGACACCatcatgctaggtgctgtacaaacagagcaaaaaaacagtccctgtcccaaagatcttacagtctaagtacATGCCTATTAATCTCAAGTTCTCAGGAGGGTATTTTTGGCTGAGAATGGCTTGATAGGTCCCTTTCAGGGTCCATCAATGCTACTCTTCTTTGGGACACACAAAGTACTGTAGAGCAACAAGGCACCATGCTAGTGgttaaatagaatttttttttttaatgctgccaGACACCAGTGGCTCCTGGCACAGGAGACCAGGTTTGGGTACCGAagctgggtctgtcacagtggttTGGAGCATATGGCTTGCTACTAGGttaccacacacacatacacacacacaaaaacaacctCTTCTCCCTTTTGTCCAAGTAATTTATAATGCTTAGCTACAGACCCCATACAGAGGTTTGTCCTGCTGAGAACTGTATGGCAGAACCTCATTTGGTAAACATGTCAGCTGCTACAGCTGAGTAAAtctctgtgacccccccccccacacacacacacacacactaaatttaAGGAATTGCTCTGCTGAGTACAATCATATTATGTGGCTGTCAGAGGCCCCACTCTGGGGAGAGCATTTCCAGTGTCAGCTGAGAACCATTTATCAAGGGGTTGAACAATTCCTCTGTCTCCTTGGAAACTGCTTTAGATAGGCAAAAGGttaattggaaaaagaaaaaacagcccACCCAACCCAAACATCTatgtgtttatctctgtctgccTTTCCATCCAATATTAAAGTGATTGATTGTTTTACTCTGGGGAACACACAGCTTTTATGTGAGCTGACCAGATGTAGGGGAGTTCAGGACTGACTCTCATTGAAACAATTAGGGAGAGTCCACAGTCTGAGAATCAGAGAATTCAGGTACCCTGTAGGAATTTGTATCATATTATTGTTGTCCTGTGTTGATCAGGAGGCTCACACCAACCCTATTAAAGCAGATAAAGGACTCCTATGGAGACAGTTCTGTAAGCTGCCACAGAAACCTCTCCCCTGTTATATTAAGACAGGTAAATAGGATATGGTAGAAATGGCTGAAATAGCTGCTCCTGCAATAGAAAAAGATACACTTCAGCTGGTGAAGGGTATGGTTGCAAACTGGAGATTTACAAAGAAAGTATAAAAAGCTAATTATATCTTGATGGACTATATAATGACAAGGGGAGACATGATAAGAATCCACAAATATCTGAAAGGTATGTTTAAACCTCAAGGCTGTGGAAGAACTGTAGAAAGTGGTAAAAGAGGCAGTTGGTCTGATTGATCGAGTaggccttttccatttctaatttatcTGATTTAATGAAGGCCCAGAGATGAAGCAGGCTGGGTCAAACTGAGGAAATATGAATCATTCCCAGATCTTTCAACATCATCCAAATGAACATGAACCTTTCTTGATATTCCTACACTGGAAAAAGTCACAAATAATAATATGCATCACTGTCCAGATGTTTGGAAAAAATCCTCTGTTGTGCATACGAATGCCAAGAAATGGAGCAGAATGGTATTGCACTCCTGGGAATTCCACCTTTGAATCCAGCCTCATTTAGGGAAATGAATTGCTCCATAGATTGTTACTATCTCACTTGTTAGCAGACCCATGTGAGCCTTTAATAATGAACCAGAAACTGGGCACAAAATTCACCTCCTCTGGGGGTTTATTACAGACCCAAAGCTCACATGACTTTTACTAAGCTTCATGAATCTTTCAGTGTACCTGGGTCAAGTTTCAAGCAAGAACATCTGAATCAAGTTTTGAATGAACCTCAGGAACTTTTGTGGTTTTGAATGGAAACCAGATAAAACTTGATGGTTTTGACTGAGGTTTGAGGTTTTGGGTTCAAATTCAGAACTCAAAGGGAAGGGTAGTGAACTTAACATAGGCCAGAAACTTTACAAAGTTTTTATAGCCCCCTGTCATCATGCCTCTCACCTCCAGACCACTTCCCTGAGTCTGGGTCTGGTGGTGCAGGGCTTTTTTTCAGCCTGATGCCCTCCCATAGTCATTCTTGTGTCACAACATCTATCTTTATACAGAGcctagccctccagccaggtcactgtcCAGTCTGTTCCCCTTCCGGGTTAACAGAAAAGTCCCAGATAGGAAATCCCAAAGTCTGAGGGCTTCTGAGGTCAGTCCTCAACCTGCATCTGGGACCCACAATACTTGACCTCTTCTCTTTCTGATGCCCTTACCATTCCCCAGACCAAGAGGGAaggtaagggaacccaggcccaccctctactttGGTTTCCAGCCCTAGCACCTTGTTTAGGTAGCCAAGAACTGTTCCTTCAACCCCTCTGCCATTTTTCCTGGGCTGCTCCTATCTTTTACTTATCTTGTCAATATCTTTCCCCCCCATCTCTGGATTCTAATATCCTTACTTGGGATCTCTGGTTCCTCACCACTGCTTCTCTGGCTCTACAGCTTTACCCCCTCAAGTTtactcacagcagctgggagatgaCAAGTAACTCCTAGCTCTTTGGCTTAGGTGAGCCAATCCTACCCTCCTCTGAGCAGAAGGTCCCTGTCAGCCCTCTATCTGGAGCTAGGGTTCTCTCCCAGGCCTCTTTGTCTTAGGTTAATCACTCCTACTCTCCTTTAAGCAGGGATTACTTCCCCAGCCCTTTTCCTGGAGCTGGGATTGTGACTTAAATTCCCAGTTCCCTTTAGCTGAACACCCTTACCAATTAGCCTTCCACTCTGGAGTGTTCAGCAGGGTAGCCTTCTGTGAGGGtcgccctgctctgaaggcagagagagctcCCCGGGTCCCAACTCCTTCCCAGTTGGTTGGGCGAAAGGGCTACAGTGTCCAGATTCTTTCCTCAAGTACAATTAATTCCATGAAGTCTTAGGTCTCATATATATCTGTTGGACCCTCTGAAGCCTTAAAGGGCCATGCCAGGGGGTAGGGTGGGCTGACAACTCAGTGCTATCACCCTCGATAGCAGACTACCTTGGCACACTCTCCACAAACAGGAACTGCTGTATCACACAGCTCTGTCGCTGAGCCCCTGAGATATATTAAGGTAGCAGAATATAGTGGGTGATAGTGTCTGACAAATACATTTCCTTTGGCTTGACCTAGATAGGAACTTCTTGCGAACCTCAGAGGCCAGATCAACTAGGCCTGCACTGATGGACATGTCTGGCTGAGTCTGACCACAGAGCTGAGCTTTTTTCTGAACAGCAGGGACAAAGAGGAAGAACCAGAACACTCCATTTGCTAGCTGTTTCAAGGTGTCTTCATTTTTATGTGGTGATGCAGAAGTGAATTGGCAATTCTGGTGAAATGCCATGTTTCTAGGGCTAGGAAAGGCTGTCCAGCTGCAGAGACAAGGAGCCTGAATACAAGACTTGTGCAGAGTTTGAAATGGCAaagtctttaataaaaataaacattgttgtccTAAGATCCTTTTGTAGGCCTATGTCCATCGTAATCTCCAAAATTTGAGATTTCCTTGTCTTGTTCACCTCTCCATGTAGTATTCTGCACTTGGGAATATCAGGAGCTGCTAGCAGGAGCTAAGACCTGTCCACACATGTTCTGATGGTCATAGTATCTCTGGTCAGCCTTGGGTCAATAGTTCATGTCCTGGGCAGATGGCATGCATAATGCTGTTTGTACagagtttttgtttgctttcagagGGGATCACATGCTGGGACACTCCATTGAAACTAAGTGGGCTCCTTGATGTACATCAAAGAATAAAGTGCATTGTACATCAAAAAGCTCTTGTCTACCTCAGCTTCACAATCTAACCTGTTAAAGTGATAAAGACGACTCTTTCACTTCTCTAACCAGTCAGAGAGGTCCCTTTAGAATGTCAAATAAGTTACTAGTCACCTCAAAAACCGAGAGAGACTAAGGGATACATTATGCAACCATTAGCACGTATTCCAACTCACCTGTGTCCCTCCTAAGATAATGTGCATGCCTTTCACCCATTCAGATCAcggacctgtggatcctccccttaggctggggggaggtcctttcaCAGTGGATACCACACTTCCTGGATACCAACAGGACCCATTTTCAGTGAATTCTTGGAGCTCAAAAGATTGTCGATCTTAtgactatacacacacacacacacacacacacacacccctaccttgcTGTGGAACTACACTGAAAGCAATGGAGTTCGTTCAGTGATGGATTTGTCCCCCTGTGATTTTATCATATTTATGAGCGATTTAATTTGTCAAACAGCTGTTGTGGAAGTAAttttaaatcaatgttttaaaaaattaaagcatgGAGCAGAGGTACTGCTATGGAACAAAGATCTTGTTTTTCATACAAATATCC encodes:
- the FITM2 gene encoding fat storage-inducing transmembrane protein 2; protein product: MEPLDRCARPLRTALVRSSMRLWLPWGLLGLMLGGSLLKALGPLPDSYMSSKRNLLNIYFVKLAWAWTFWLLLPFIAITNYRLSRNVLGTLRRISTLLVGTVAWYVCTSLFLHIEDFIGSCYKSPALDVLFQEHLSKWQCRQGGGFWHGFDISGHSFLLTYCALMIVEEMAVLRVLNTDRSPRLHAVVNALFVALSFLTLIWVWMFFCTALYFHDFSQKLFGTLVGLSAWYGTYRFWYLKSFSPGLPPQNTSLSSKKLNCSR